GAACTGCTTTACCTCTTCAGGGATCCGGATGACACAGACCCGGACCGGCAGGTTGAGTTGCCCCCCGATGTCTGGCAATCCGTCTCCAGGATCCTGCTGGAAGAGATGCTCGGCGTCCCCTCTCTTCGGGATGAGGCCGCTCGAAGGCGATGATCCGGCCCTTCGGCGAAGCACCCGTGGGGGCGAAACCACGATCACCACGCCTCCCGCCGAAACCTTCGCGCGGTGGAGGGCGGCTGTTTCACACTGGATAGGGATAGAATCGTCCGTTCGGACAACGCCGGATTCCGGCGACCTTTGATCGCCGAACGGTCAGGAAAACACGGATGGAGATACGCCGCATACTGATTATCGCCGGGGTCGTGCTGGTCTTCATGGGCCTTCTCTGGCCCTGGCTGGGAAAGATTCCGTTCGGGCGCCTCCCGGGGGATATTCTGATCGAAAGGCCGAACGTCAGGATCTACATCCCGATCACCACAATGATCCTGATCAGCCTGATCCTGTCGATCATCGCGTGGCTGTTCAGGCGTTAGCCGTGCGTTGGCCCCGAAACCGCCGCGCATTCTATCCCGGATAGTTCCGGTTCGGTCTGCGGAAAAGGCCTGCGATCGAAAGGATGCCGATCGATCCTTATCGGCTCCTTGAAAAAACCAGCGGGAGCGCCTCCGCGTAAATCCGCTCCCACAACGCCTCGCCCCCGAAGCTTTCGATGTAGACCTTCATTTTGGGCTCCGTCCCCGAGGGTCTGATGGCAAACCAGGACCCATCCTCCAGGACGACCTTGACCCCGCCGATCGGAGCATCGTTGCCCGGCGCCCGCGTCAACACCTTTTGTACGGCGATGCCCGCCACATGCCCCGCATCGATCGAACCGGGTTCGAGCCGCTTCAAAACGGCCTTCTCGGCCTCCGTAATCGGCGTGTCGACCCGGTTGTAAAAGGTGGCCCCGTGGTCGGCAACCAGCTTGTCGCGATAGATCTCGTCCGGGCTCCTCCCGGTCCTCGCCATGATCTCTGCAGCCAAAAGCGTCATGCAAAACCCGTCCTTATCGGTGACCCAGACGGAACCGTCCCGCCGGAGAAAAGCGGCGCCGGCGCTCTCCTCCCCTCCGAAGGCGAGGCTCCCGTCCAGCAATCCGGAAACGAACCACTTGAAACCGACAGGGACTTCGTAGAGCCTTCGGCCGAGGGCTGCAACCACCCGGTCGATCATGCTGCTGCTCACCAGGGTCTTGCCGACCGCCAAGTCCTTGCGCCAGCGGGAACGGTTCTGCAGGAGATACCAGATCGCCACGGACAGGTAGTGGTTCGGGTTCATCAGCCCGCTCGAA
The nucleotide sequence above comes from Desulfatiglans anilini DSM 4660. Encoded proteins:
- a CDS encoding DUF2905 domain-containing protein, with protein sequence MEIRRILIIAGVVLVFMGLLWPWLGKIPFGRLPGDILIERPNVRIYIPITTMILISLILSIIAWLFRR